In a single window of the Zea mays cultivar B73 chromosome 5, Zm-B73-REFERENCE-NAM-5.0, whole genome shotgun sequence genome:
- the LOC100191307 gene encoding GDSL esterase/lipase At2g42990-like precursor, whose amino-acid sequence MANNMPSSQIHSRLRCSCSWLLLLVLHFSSSASRAAGGKVPALIVFGDSTVDPGNNNFIPTVARANFPPYGRDFDRGVATGRFSNGRLVTDFLSEAFGLPSSVPAYLDPSYTIDQLATGVSFASGGTGLDDLTANIPSVIPMSQQLEYFSEYKARLKVAKGESAANEIIAEALYIFSIGTNDFIVNYLTFPLRRAQFTPPEYVAYLVGLAEAAVRDAYGLGARKMEFTGLAPFGCIPAARTLNYDDPDECNEEYNRLAVRFNAALQEALRRLNAELVGARVVYAETYSVLSDIVANPSDYGFENVAQGCCGTGLIETSVLCGLDEPLTCEDADKYVFFDSVHPSEQTYRILADHILNTALRVFL is encoded by the exons ATGGCAAATAACATGCCGTCGTCTCAAATCCACAGCCGCCTGCGCTGCAGCTGCAGCTGGCTGCTGCTTCTCGTCCTCCATTTCTCTAGCTCAGCCAGCAGGGCCGCCGGCGGCAAGGTGCCGGCGCTGATCGTGTTCGGGGACTCGACGGTCGACCCGGGCAACAACAACTTCATCCCCACCGTCGCCAGGGCCAACTTCCCGCCGTACGGGCGCGACTTCGACCGGGGCGTCGCCACCGGCAGGTTCTCCAATGGCCGCCTCGTCACGGACTTCCTTTCCGAGGCGTTCGGCTTGCCGTCGTCTGTGCCGGCCTACCTCGACCCCAGCTATACCATCGACCAGCTCGCCACCGGGGTCAGCTTTGCCTCCGGTGGCACCGGGCTGGATGATCTAACGGCGAACATCCCA TCAGTCATCCCCATGAGCCAGCAGCTGGAGTACTTCAGCGAGTACAAGGCGAGACTGAAGGTCGCGAAGGGGGAGTCCGCGGCCAACGAGATCATCGCCGAGGCGTTGTACATCTTCAGCATCGGCACCAACGACTTCATCGTCAACTACCTCACCTTCCCTCTCCGGCGAGCCCAGttcaccccgccggagtacgtcgcCTACCTCGTCGGCCTCGCCGAGGCGGCCGTTCGCGACGCCTACGGCCTCGGCGCGCGCAAGATGGAGTTCACCGGCCTCGCCCCGTTCGGGTGCATCCCCGCGGCCAGGACGCTCAACTACGACGACCCCGACGAGTGCAACGAGGAGTACAACCGGCTGGCGGTGAGGTTCAACGCCGCGCTGCAGGAGGCCCTGAGGAGGCTCAACGCTGAGCTCGTCGGCGCGCGGGTGGTCTACGCGGAGACGTACAGCGTCTTGTCTGACATCGTCGCCAATCCGTCGGACTACG GATTTGAGAACGTTGCGCAAGGCTGCTGTGGCACAGGGCTCATAGAGACATCTGTGCTTTGCGGCTTGGACGAACCGCTGACGTGTGAAGACGCGGACAAGTACGTGTTCTTCGATTCAGTTCACCCGTCGGAGCAGACATACAGGATTTTAGCTGACCATATTCTCAACACTGCATTACGAGTGTTCCTGTAA